The genomic window ataaaaatatgactatcaaatattattattgaattaattaTTATGTGTTATAGATGCAGGATCTAATCCTCGTTGGAATGAAAGTTTCCTCTTCACAGTTTGTGACAATGTTGCTGAACTTAATTTGAGGCTAATGGATGAAGATACATTTACCAAGGATGACTTTCTTGGTGAGGCAAAGTATGTTACTCCCTCCTTCGGTTACTGTTCTGACTAGACTAGAactctgatcaacagttaagatcagttacttttaaatttatttatagttttcaaaattaattaagtcATTGGATTCCATGATAAATGAGTTTCACTAGAAGAACTTTTTATTAGATTTTAGTACTTATCTTATGTTAATTTTGAATTAGCAcgataattttcttttgaaaaacaaaGGGTTACAtataccacaaaaaaaaaaaaaaaaatcaaaattccaTATAATACTTTCTTCgtgatattttataagtaaatttcacTTTTATAGATTTATTGCATAGTTCAGATACATTAATCatgcaatgaatctaaaaagatgaaatttgtttataaattatcacagagggagtattaattatcattttgtcCTTCTCCTTGTGGTACCTTTGAGCGGTTTTAGTTTGTTGGTGGTGTGCTTTCTGATTTCTTTGTAGTTTTATTTGCCGTTTGTTTTACTGTCTTACCTTATAGATTTTTAGATTCTAGTAGAGATTAGAGTATACTTTTGGTACTCTCTGTTTTTCTGAACTTTTTCTTGTACTTATATTTATGTATAATATATCAttccaaaaaaattatcatttttttgttagtaataatttaactatttattaattttgttagtaataattttaactatttattagaAATAGATAAATAGTGTGTTTTTCCCAAATATATGCAGAATTCATTTGGGACCAGTTCTTGAGTGTGGGAGCGTACCAGAAACTGCTTATAATGTTGTGAAGCAGCAAAATTACTGTGGAGAGGTTCATGTGGCTCTCACTTTTCATCCTGAGGTAATTTTGTTTAATAACTATAGGTCTATAGctatatatatttatgggaTTTTTGTTTAAGAAGTTTTTATAATTAGCTAGGTAGTACAATTTATTAATGATACAATCtttcagttttttgttttgtcctTTTTCTTGACATTTTTTAAagcaaacaataaaaaattctaaGATTTTGATGACTTGCACTTTTGATGACGATTTttggattaaatatattttagtctttataacatatagtataaattttttagtctatgcaccaattttttattttctatcgATTACAAAATTGTGCAACTTGATTACTCAttagaattgtaagggttgagtaccccattgtactccttataattcaatttttgcttataaaaaaaaaaaaaaaactcattagaAATTTAAAACATGGGTAAAAATATACATgacccatttttttttatgtagctATATGATGGTTTTAATTGTTGGTGCTAATTAACccaatttaattgttttgacATTTTGGTTGCAGAGTGGGCGTTACTGAACTCAGCTAGGAGCAAAGCAAAGATTAGTGGATGGAGAGAAGCAGTGAAAGATGATTAGGGATCTAAGTGAGTGAAGAGTAAAATAATAATTGGTAGTTATACCAACATTTTTTTGGAACAAACCATTACAATGGTTATTATGTTTGAAACATATGttttttgaatttcaatttaTGTTTACCTAATTTAATATGTttcagttaattttttttacatatttctGCGTTCGTTGATGAAATAGTTAGAAGGTGATGGATCGGGATCCTCttcacttattttttttattggagatAGTCCATGTACATCTCGAccttccaattttttataataaattgaaTAGTAtgctatgaaaaaaaaaaagaatggttGATATGTCATTAGagaatggattgaacatgtaTTTGAATTCGAGTACATGGTTTGATTCACACGAAAAGCAAAAACTTCACTAGGTGGGGTGGAGAAGATTGTGATGTACAGTGTAAGGCCACCTATTATACGTGAGGTGTGAAGCTCGGGCTATTACAACCACAATGGAATTTTACCCATATGGTGGTTTTACCCTTTACCCTTAATGAAGTTACCCTTTACTAACTTTACTTTATTAAACTTAAATATTGGATAAAGCGTTTTTCTATAATGTGTAAATTTGCATATGTTAAGAAGTTCAAAATAATAAGTTTGTATTGAaacttgtttattttatattatatgtataattttttaataaataaaattgtttttcttaaaaaaatatatatatactactttTTAGTTgctttaacatgtgcaatattacACATGTTTGACAAACCCTTATATAAATACCACATGGTTTATTTTTCCTCTCCTTTTCATATGACTCTTGAAGTTCTACATATCAATCATCAAGAACATCATCACCAACCAATTACATGCATGACACCACCAAACCAATTATGaagtttaaattatatataaaaaaaacattattaataaatcatacgcatttcattttttctcatgtattaaatatgactcttggagtcatctatatatataattcctagatagttctcctactatcaaTCTTAACCCTAATTCACATCACctacttacatccaattaaatcacacaataatgccacatcatttccttatattatatcattctcatctctatttttttttatattatatcaatctcataataaataataaagaattatgcttttccaattatccaaaagttgatgtcacaagatctcatctctatttttttcatagaaacaacaaagagtttataatttagtcacacaaaaaaatatgaagattgtatacattattgacttaatcacattataattgtagagaaaagtgaaggttatgcaaaaagttaggttatgagattgaaatatataaccattatcattatcatatttcattcaattttgatggtccctactcattctctatacatataggtatatatatgtaacagacaaatacaaactgaggttacgtctatgaatatattgtttgttgatgaaaaggtgATGTACTATCTTGATATACTTAtcacattttcacaaaatctctattgatgttttttttttattattgactttttccctttttttttttactttgatcatcCAGTGTGATAAGATTCTTGCTACTTTGGGAAAGAGTTTggtttcaaagataaaaaaattggttgaagaAGGGTCAACATATaaggttgaaaatatattggttggaggaagtgataagtacatcacttttttattattattattattattattattattattattattattattattattattattattattattattattattataattttcattttcacaacacttattgttacaatttatacgaataattttttaacatcataatataaaataccacataacacctgtgcatcgcacgggtatgGGACTAGTACatataaatcacaaaaaatattcacaatCAATTATTACATGCCTAACACCATAAATATATTAGAATTCATTCTCCTAAGTTTTTCATGTAATATTGCATGCATCATgatttcttttcatattttctttttaagttcTCTCTTTAGCTTTCCTTTCCTGTTTTTGTGTACATTTCTGAAAATAAAAGACAATAGTGTAAACTTATGAAGTACATTgttacaagaaaaataaaaatatatattctctaACAATatacaataatattaaaatgaatttatGTTTATCCAATATTAAACATATtatacttgttcaaaaaaatattaaacatattatatgtatatattaataaaagggtcatgttaaacagtgcatccagtgcacttgttaaacatacccaaaataaaaataaaacataaagttaatgttgataaaaataactttttacactttcaatgcatCGAATGTACGagtttcaagataaaatttccttatttatgTGCTTAATCAGTACATCgggtgcactatttaacattttccttaataaAAAGTATTTGGCGCCTCTTTAAATATGGAACTCTGGACAGTTGTCCATCTCGAACTGTGCTTAGGGCCGACACTGTTTATGAGTATTTAATtactatataaatttattttatgtttatgtatTAGTTAAACTATTTTTCCGTGCCTATGATAGATTTTATCTATAGTCATATGACTACGAATCTACGATGCGtatgaaatttttatcatacttaatttatttatttttgttggtacatGATAAAAGAGGGATAcctgatttatttattttaatcaattatatatatatataagcaaatgctaaatagtgccccagaggcacttgttaaggattcaaatttagaaagttttacttggaaatagtgtagtcaatacaacaaaagtttatattgaaattgttatgaataatatagatgtggatgtccattagtctaggcccatattcttggctcatgtaatctcctatatatatgactatctcacaatgtaaaagacacaccttgaatagaacaacaCTTGTgagtctattcctttctcttatccctttctcttcttcctctctattcttccatattattgttcatgcttagaaatagtttataacacgttatcagcacgatagtctctctcCCCTCTCTAGAAAGGTATAGCAACCATGAGAGGTGATAATtctatttcttgtattttttattctattttttttgtttttttttcatattgattcacagcctacgatccagaagtatcgtagtgaaatttttaaaatatgaatcctgaagattcataaacctacgcttctaaaatatcaatccctgaaggattgaaaaaaaataactgatttgatctattatatagttcttaaagaacttaaaaatccaaattttattctccatgaaatcttgatgaattcaattgggacacatccctgaaggattgtaCCAATATATGTATTCCTAttacattataatatatgttatacagttcctgaagaactcgaTTTTGTATGCATTCCTGAAGAATTgcataaatgattaattttacattataatgatgttatatagttcttgaagaacttgttataaattatttcttatgaattccagaagaattcaaaatacatatacatgcatccctgaaggatagctttatcaattttttttagagttttggctatttataatttttattgaatttattttatttattgttataataataataataataataataaaataataataataataatagtgtatAATCTATGCATATCATgctgattaaaaataaataataataataataataatttaatatgtatCATCATATTGTAAAGCTAAagcataaaaatattccaatttattttcaataagatactaattaatctcattcatagcatatgttacattataattattattaatttcattatgttactatttaatttgcattataaaatttagtacgttacattatattagtattaataaaaataattggaattatCTTTTATTAGACTGTGTTTACTatgtttatctaattatttgcttaattttattatttgatgatagtatatatcaatgataaatgaatgaaaaatcattcccagaagtgaataaAATCTAACCCACtgatgttactccattcccagaagtgaatgtagtaacacacgattaccatgaaaaaaaattgtggtcatggtcgtggtaatagtcatgactgtgttaattttaaaatttcggcTTCTCACTGgaagtgaaaaaaataatgaaaaaaaaagagtaaaaagtgGGCAaattagttcctgaagaactaaagaagaaaaagggaaaatccaattgaatgcacaaggaataaattattcttaatcattatgaagatcacttgtgatatagttcttgaagaactaatgctttaataataatgatctcCGATGGATTACTCAAAGAATATGAATTTCCCGAaccattgttaatgaaaaattatttgtatagttctaaaagaacttaaaattcaatattaaagcatttcttgtagtatcgctcaagaacaatttttcataatcaatgtttataaatattggtggtataattcttgaagaactaatattttaatttccctaaagatatagttcttgaataaGCAAAAGTTTAATATCAAGTATTCCAGAAGGATTGGAAAATTTTACATAGCCATTGTTGATAGAGATATATTGttaagttcctgaagaacttacaaaattttacaacatgattacaatctatatgatatatttgatcttggtataaggtgaaccaaaattaaaagaaaatcaatagaagaattatttatgtctcttgaatatgctcttgaagtagcaactttgaaaagaaaaaaaagttcaagaatattttgtatatccattgttgtacatacattggatggatattattgatatattaaactcgtgattgaatgcatggttcaaacgttttttttcttcctctcataataatgattattctttgctcttaaaaaaaaaaacaaattattccttgcaaacataaattgattttaattattcggttacatatttaaatcaattgattgattttaattttaaaatcttttaattgttactatattttaatttctaattctacttaaatccacataaaaaaaattttgttatactttatttttactcttttaattctcatagaaataaattattactatttttttattgtgttccaccgaaaagatttttttattgtagaaacatatttgtttagcttgaaaatattcatcgatactactattcatgaaaaattaaattttagatttggtagtacgaaaattattgaagactccagaagagtcaatgcattgttatatcgagaaacaaagttgcactttgctaatgtattttatattttaagtcttaaagaaatttgttaccgaaggatattcacataaatgaatatcatattgaaacaagaaacgacggagatattttatctctatattacgagacatattatcaacttttatctatagtttgtggtgtacttatgatattagtgcaacttaagcacatgttcaagtaaaccagaagtttacaaataaatcatattaattttgtcattggCAAGATTAGTTGGGTCATTTCTGgtctattatgatgcgaaaaatttctatggatatgtattgaatggccagaagttcatttaatctaataatttttatgtgttactagttcccaaaggaagttgataaattaagtaaatgaacatcttttatttttttagaatatatataaggtgatatttgtaaatcaatacaccgatcatgtggaccgattagatttctaaaatttgaattgatgcatcaacctaatggtcacatgtatgtttgttataaactcacaaccagaagtttgtgagattatttttaagagatcattttatatatattattctagaaagtatttgataaatatcatatattaattgaaatttataccaaacatcttgtgaaatatgttcatacaaacaaaaaataatggacctgaagattcattctaagttatagttgggaacactcaaacatgtatgttgagatattgaatagcatcatgccaacaaattattatatacataagctctcccctaatttatttgaattttagtttataaacctattttcccatataaacatttttggatgtgttgggtacgtctcaattgctccaatataatgcatttaaatgggtagtaaaagaatattgggaaaataatttttatatgaatctccaaagtgagccaataattggagattttttacagctttatgggctgattatcaattggtgaattagttttcccaatattagggggagataataagcagttaaaaatatgaactagaagttcaattgaaatattttgaaataaattaataattgttattttgatcctcttagaaatcaatatgaaccagaagttcaaaagataactcatttgcaaagtttatgaaatcaatcaacagctgttaatgctccaataaaaatgaatgtccctgttggacaatctaatattgcaaatgattcctaaccacgcgtgaagcatggtaagcaaatcggttccaaagataaaaatcctcaaataagaaaatgagctaaaaacaaagatgacccgagtgaggatatgaaaatagtatttgacataattaattttccagttccagaagaacttatcaggtacctgtaatttacgaaaatatagagatctcgacaaactatgtcatgaatggaatacgatggaaccgagatgaagtcaacgttgacaatatttttgcacataataaagcgctatatatgtgataaatgacaatgaggatcataaatcaaagtctattaaggattatagacaatgaaatgattgactaaataagatagacgcaattgatacaaaattaaactagctttgcaaagcgaaatgtttttggatcagtagtccatttcatctgcagatggagataaatcgatatgaataagttttcaagagaaaaataataaaaacaaaatgtttagagtttgaattgttattcaagtatattgataaatgtcaatcattgattttcaagaagcatattcacctgaagtgaattcaaaaattaattaagttgagtagcatctgaaatactcaattcatgtgaaatatgtgttttaacgtatttgactggctcacttgataatgatgatccctgaaggatttagtttatatttgacaatgaattatttatatctgaggcttatattaatgataaaatatcatctagactcccgaagagcttatgagatattctcatttaaatttataatttaaataagattatatagcaaaagtgttaaaacagtttgacattgacaaatctaatttgttgtatactaaaaatggttgcaatgtcatttgatgcgtcatgcctcaagaaaatgatgaacaatttgaattggtcctgaagtaccatatcttaattcaattaagctcactaatatatttgctataatttcgtagtattttatttttgcctattcatccaacccaaatgttgaagtaaagcaaaacatacaattatttatactttaaagaaacaacaatatcatccaatcatgtgaagattttaagcactacatcaagcaagctgagaagatgtttttgttgaggattgtaattcaacacatacaagaaattcgttgttttattacaaaatgatggttcctgcaacaactcaacatgaagataatatcagacgcaatgctaatttagagaagactataataaagaagatatgacaaatttttctacagagtcaacttttagtaaaactttggagcagctagtacagaagattatttgatttttcatctcatgtataataattgtctttatgagggggagatataaatatgttctgcactcttttttccttcaccgtggttttgtcccactgggttttcctggtaaggtttttaacgaggcagttcacacacaaaggatgttgtactctttttccttcactatgatttttcccactgggtttttaatagtaaggttttaatgagaCATATCATCGATgaacatccaagggggagtgttatgaataatatagacgtggatgtccattagtctaggcccatattcttggcccatgtaatctcctatatatatgactatctcacaatgtaaaagacacaccttgaatagaacaacaCTTGTgagtctattcctttctcttatccctttctcttcttcctctccattctttcatattattgttcatgcttagaaatagtttataacaaaaataatttatatatttatatgtaccgtttttatttattctaaacTTATGCTCTTGATTTCGATTTTAtgacaaacaaaacatatacaTTTTATACTTAGTAAATTATgagttattataatataataattaaaaagtattttaaatacATCTTAATCTTAATGTGGATGATGTTAATGtatataaagaggataaaaaaaattggtgtggactttttataataccaataagtgattacaagagattgagaataattttttaggCATCTGTTGTCCTCCATCTCTTAAGGGCAACTACATTTCGGATGAGCTCAAAAGTGGTTACATGAGATCAAGAATATTTTTGTAGGGTTACGACAGTGAATTAAAgaaatttaagaaaatcaaGTATTGATCTTTCCACAAACTACGTAGTATATTATATTTAGATCAATCCATGGTGAAGTTCACCATATGAAGATTTCGGCGTGGTGGAGAAAGCTTTAAAATATGGCGTGACTTGATCTTTCACGGTAGATGAAGtacatgaaaaaaaaaggttagcATCAAACATGTTCAAAAAATGAATTGTACCTAAGTTTGATGCTGGGTCATTATATAGACAAAGTCTTCACCATCTCCGGCTCATCCGACATGAAACGTTGGAATATAATTGAGCGTTGATGTAACGATATTTGATCCGGTGTGGTGAGA from Trifolium pratense cultivar HEN17-A07 linkage group LG1, ARS_RC_1.1, whole genome shotgun sequence includes these protein-coding regions:
- the LOC123905550 gene encoding 16 kDa phloem protein 2-like yields the protein MPRGTLEVVLIGAKGLRDTDFFKKMDPYVILTYRTQEHKSSVAKNAGSNPRWNESFLFTVCDNVAELNLRLMDEDTFTKDDFLGEAKIHLGPVLECGSVPETAYNVVKQQNYCGEVHVALTFHPESGRY